The following are from one region of the Cyanobium gracile PCC 6307 genome:
- a CDS encoding esterase/lipase family protein yields the protein MAAGPETPPCPPLVLVHGLFDTPRVFDRLDRRLAGRRHPLLKPALPLRFGVASIEISAQRLAAAIEAAFGNAEPLDILGFSMGGVIARTWIQRLGGHARTRRFISLGSPQLGTLTAQPWPRRPLAGIADLKVGSPLLRELNADLTLLQGIDCRSYATVFDLMVVPGWRAVLPIGPRRMLPVWTHQQLLRHPAALDPLVADLLRP from the coding sequence ATGGCTGCCGGCCCTGAGACTCCTCCGTGTCCGCCGCTGGTCCTGGTCCATGGCCTGTTCGACACGCCCCGGGTCTTTGACCGACTTGATCGGCGGCTGGCCGGCAGGCGCCATCCCCTGCTGAAGCCGGCCCTGCCGCTCCGCTTCGGTGTTGCTTCGATCGAGATCTCGGCCCAGCGCCTGGCCGCCGCGATCGAGGCGGCCTTCGGGAATGCGGAGCCGCTCGACATCCTGGGCTTCTCCATGGGCGGCGTCATCGCCCGCACCTGGATCCAGCGGCTGGGAGGCCATGCCCGCACCCGCCGCTTCATCAGTCTCGGCAGCCCCCAGCTGGGGACCCTGACGGCCCAGCCCTGGCCCCGCCGGCCCCTGGCCGGCATCGCCGACCTCAAGGTGGGCAGCCCGTTGCTGCGGGAACTCAATGCCGACCTCACCCTGCTGCAGGGCATCGACTGCCGCAGCTACGCCACGGTCTTCGATCTGATGGTGGTGCCGGGCTGGCGGGCGGTGCTGCCGATCGGGCCGCGGCGGATGCTGCCGGTCTGGACTCACCAGCAATTGCTGCGCCACCCGGCGGCCCTCGATCCCCTGGTGGCCGATCTGCTGCGCCCCTGA
- a CDS encoding MarC family protein, whose amino-acid sequence MSLINTAVGLLAISSPIGLLPVVVEAGGGNPVRIRRISRLAVLTFLCALIAACWWGQGLLDLFGITLEAFRVAGGLILLPIGLRLIDGREVSHGSLDGTEESAGVVPIGLPLLAGPGAISLVVADAPAAWQGRLALSGVIGLLAIVIYLLLIASMPLRQALGELQEKVISRLMGLLLSAIAVQMLVSGLRGCFPVLA is encoded by the coding sequence ATGTCCCTGATCAACACGGCCGTCGGTCTGCTGGCGATCAGCTCGCCGATCGGTCTGCTGCCGGTGGTGGTGGAGGCCGGTGGGGGCAACCCCGTGCGGATCCGCCGGATCAGCCGTCTGGCGGTGCTCACCTTTCTGTGTGCCCTGATCGCCGCCTGCTGGTGGGGCCAGGGCCTGCTCGACCTGTTCGGCATCACCCTCGAGGCCTTCCGGGTGGCCGGGGGGCTGATTCTGCTGCCGATCGGCCTGCGCCTGATCGATGGACGGGAGGTGAGCCACGGTTCCCTGGATGGCACCGAGGAGAGTGCAGGCGTGGTGCCGATCGGCCTGCCGCTGCTGGCGGGCCCCGGTGCCATCTCCCTGGTGGTGGCCGATGCCCCCGCCGCCTGGCAGGGCAGGCTCGCCCTCAGCGGTGTGATCGGCCTGCTGGCGATCGTGATCTATCTGTTGCTGATCGCGTCGATGCCCCTGCGTCAGGCCCTGGGGGAACTCCAGGAGAAGGTGATTAGCCGCCTGATGGGTCTGCTGCTGAGCGCCATCGCCGTCCAGATGCTCGTCAGTGGCCTCAGGGGCTGCTTTCCGGTGCTGGCCTGA
- a CDS encoding lysophospholipid acyltransferase family protein, with product MARLQRTPLSPMTVCRQAALHRWHRRDPALIRQLMPFWGWFYDHYFRVVSDGWEHIPDADPVLFVGSHNGGLAAPDMHMVMYDWFRRFGLERPVLGLAHPKVWLGYPPLADLAARTGAIPYHPRLALAALEEGNSLLVYPGGGQDTFRPHRDRGRIHFAGRTGFLRLAIWHDLPIVPVISWGAHDTLVVLEDLYPQFRALHERGMPWLFGIDPEVMPLYLGLPWGLALGPLLNLPLPVPIHTRVCPPIRLERSGHAASRDRAYVQACYQRVTATMQQALDQLAVEAQR from the coding sequence GTGGCCAGACTCCAGCGCACTCCCCTGTCCCCCATGACCGTCTGCCGCCAGGCCGCGCTGCACCGCTGGCACCGCCGGGACCCGGCGCTGATCCGTCAGCTGATGCCGTTCTGGGGCTGGTTCTACGACCATTATTTCCGCGTCGTCTCCGATGGCTGGGAGCACATCCCCGACGCCGATCCGGTGCTGTTCGTGGGCAGCCACAACGGCGGGCTGGCGGCGCCCGACATGCACATGGTCATGTACGACTGGTTCCGCCGCTTCGGTCTGGAGCGCCCGGTGCTGGGGCTGGCGCATCCGAAGGTCTGGCTGGGCTACCCGCCGCTGGCGGATCTGGCCGCCCGCACCGGCGCCATCCCCTATCACCCCCGCCTGGCCCTGGCGGCCCTGGAGGAGGGAAACAGTCTGCTGGTGTACCCCGGCGGCGGGCAGGACACCTTCCGTCCCCACCGGGACCGGGGCCGCATCCACTTCGCCGGCCGCACCGGCTTCCTGCGCCTGGCGATCTGGCACGACCTGCCGATTGTCCCGGTGATCTCCTGGGGGGCCCACGACACCCTGGTGGTGCTCGAAGACCTCTATCCCCAGTTCCGGGCGCTGCACGAGCGGGGGATGCCCTGGCTGTTCGGCATCGATCCCGAGGTGATGCCCCTCTACCTGGGCCTCCCCTGGGGCCTGGCCCTGGGACCGCTGCTCAACCTGCCCCTGCCGGTGCCGATCCACACGCGGGTGTGCCCGCCGATCCGCCTGGAGCGCAGCGGCCACGCCGCCAGCCGGGACCGGGCCTATGTGCAGGCCTGCTACCAGCGGGTGACCGCCACCATGCAGCAGGCCCTGGATCAGCTGGCTGTCGAGGCTCAGCGGTAA
- a CDS encoding DUF393 domain-containing protein, giving the protein MPPAPMAELTLLFDGGCPLCLREVNTLRRRDRGLGRLAFVDVNDPAYDPARHGGITYADAMGRMHALRADGAVIRDVEVFRQAYALVNLGWLYAPTGWPLLRPLVDALYGLWARWRLAITGRPSLEVLCRDRCAIPSSAAVEPQTPDQHLQPVTRSGR; this is encoded by the coding sequence TTGCCGCCCGCCCCCATGGCCGAGCTCACCCTGCTGTTCGATGGCGGCTGCCCCCTGTGCCTGCGGGAGGTGAACACCCTGCGCCGCCGCGACCGGGGGTTGGGCCGGCTGGCCTTCGTGGACGTCAATGACCCCGCCTACGACCCGGCCCGCCACGGTGGCATCACGTACGCCGACGCCATGGGCCGCATGCACGCCCTGCGCGCCGACGGCGCCGTGATCCGGGATGTGGAGGTGTTCCGCCAGGCCTACGCCCTGGTGAACCTGGGCTGGCTCTATGCCCCCACCGGCTGGCCCCTGCTGCGGCCCCTGGTGGATGCCCTCTACGGGCTCTGGGCGCGCTGGCGCCTGGCCATCACCGGCCGGCCGTCCCTGGAGGTTCTCTGCCGCGACCGATGCGCGATCCCTTCTTCTGCTGCCGTGGAACCGCAGACTCCGGACCAGCACCTCCAGCCCGTCACCAGGAGCGGCCGATAA
- a CDS encoding DUF6671 family protein: protein MPPFACRLPAAFAGRPVSLATRHGKERLLARPFRQGLDLRLVLAAGFDTDLLGTFSGERPRPADALETCRLKAEAGMDATGLDLGLASEGSFGSHPSLPWLTVGTEWLTFVDRREGLVIAESLVAPRTNFDGRRVSPQDDIQDWLDRVGFPSHALIARPHGRDGAGQPLIKGLRTPAALAEALDRCGRASADGSVWLETDMRAHCNPTRRGAIRSLAFRLVRRIARPCPACGAPGWGRCDVRVGLPCRWCGHPTERLLAEVWGCVACAHQEERPRQDGQLTADPGDCPRCNP, encoded by the coding sequence TTGCCCCCCTTCGCCTGTCGTCTTCCGGCGGCTTTTGCTGGCCGTCCGGTCAGCCTGGCCACCCGCCATGGCAAGGAACGTCTGCTGGCCAGGCCCTTCCGCCAAGGCCTCGACCTCCGCCTCGTTCTGGCCGCCGGCTTCGACACGGACCTGCTCGGCACCTTCAGCGGCGAGCGGCCCCGTCCCGCCGATGCCCTTGAAACCTGCCGGCTCAAGGCGGAGGCCGGCATGGACGCCACGGGTCTGGATCTCGGGCTGGCCAGTGAGGGCAGCTTCGGGTCCCACCCCTCCCTCCCCTGGCTGACGGTGGGCACCGAGTGGCTCACCTTCGTGGACCGCCGCGAGGGTCTGGTGATCGCCGAGAGCCTTGTGGCGCCTCGTACCAACTTCGACGGCCGGCGGGTGTCACCACAGGACGACATCCAGGACTGGCTCGATCGGGTGGGCTTTCCCTCCCATGCCCTGATCGCCCGCCCCCACGGCAGGGACGGCGCCGGCCAGCCCCTGATCAAAGGGCTGCGGACCCCTGCGGCGCTGGCCGAGGCCCTGGACCGCTGTGGCCGGGCCTCGGCCGATGGGTCGGTCTGGCTGGAGACCGACATGCGGGCCCACTGCAACCCGACCCGACGGGGGGCGATCCGCTCGCTGGCATTCCGGTTGGTCCGCCGGATCGCCCGCCCCTGTCCGGCCTGCGGTGCGCCGGGCTGGGGCCGTTGCGACGTGCGGGTCGGCCTGCCCTGCCGCTGGTGCGGCCACCCCACCGAGCGCCTGCTGGCCGAGGTGTGGGGCTGCGTCGCCTGCGCCCATCAGGAGGAGCGGCCCCGCCAGGATGGTCAGCTCACGGCCGATCCGGGAGATTGCCCGCGCTGCAATCCCTGA
- a CDS encoding Crp/Fnr family transcriptional regulator, with protein MQPAGAPRHAIRRDMTLAMPARPLQLTLRADDHVPADISWRIDDGYIRANTWNEEGESITLGIWGPGELITPTGCDVTPYELISLTRVVVVEYEPSERETLDFMRDLFTQTTQLLQIHRVRPADSRLLRLLHWIGTRFGRVSSSGTTLSLEDMNLTHRQLADIAGMTRVTVTKSLTRFRSKGQVVKVSEADLLVPRDASQECADDNTATLPVTSLRFPKTLRHEPPAHRNAGFDTP; from the coding sequence ATGCAGCCCGCCGGAGCCCCCCGCCATGCCATTCGCCGTGACATGACCCTCGCCATGCCCGCCCGACCGCTGCAGCTCACCCTCCGCGCCGATGATCACGTGCCAGCCGACATCAGCTGGCGCATCGATGACGGCTACATCCGCGCCAACACCTGGAACGAGGAGGGCGAGTCCATCACCCTCGGCATCTGGGGACCGGGCGAGCTGATCACGCCCACCGGCTGTGATGTGACGCCCTACGAGCTGATCTCCCTCACCCGGGTGGTGGTGGTCGAATACGAGCCCAGTGAGCGCGAGACCCTGGACTTCATGCGGGATCTGTTCACCCAGACCACCCAGTTGCTGCAGATCCATCGCGTCCGACCCGCCGATTCCCGGCTGCTGCGGTTGCTGCACTGGATCGGCACCCGCTTCGGTCGGGTCAGCAGCAGCGGCACCACCCTGTCCCTGGAGGACATGAATCTGACCCACCGCCAGCTGGCTGATATCGCCGGCATGACCCGGGTCACCGTGACCAAATCCCTGACCCGGTTCCGCAGCAAGGGTCAGGTCGTCAAGGTCAGCGAGGCCGATCTGCTCGTGCCCCGCGACGCCAGCCAGGAGTGCGCCGACGACAACACCGCCACCCTTCCCGTGACCTCGCTTCGGTTTCCGAAGACGCTTCGCCATGAACCACCCGCCCACCGGAACGCCGGTTTCGACACCCCATGA
- a CDS encoding phosphate-starvation-inducible PsiE family protein, translating to MNHPPTGTPVSTPHDAIPWHQQLRRSQIVQSLEAVQDLIAISLCLGLFGVMVLQLKRTFSTLFSTSEFHEVTADILFILILVELFRLLIIYLQEQRVSIGVAVEIAIVSVLREVIVRGVLETDWQQILAVCLFLMTMALLMVVRVWLPPTFAGVDPEAQVSARMRQHQE from the coding sequence ATGAACCACCCGCCCACCGGAACGCCGGTTTCGACACCCCATGACGCCATCCCCTGGCATCAGCAGCTCCGCCGCAGCCAGATCGTCCAGTCGCTGGAGGCTGTCCAGGACCTGATCGCCATTTCCCTCTGCCTGGGCCTGTTCGGCGTGATGGTGCTGCAGCTGAAGCGAACCTTCTCGACCCTGTTCTCCACCTCGGAGTTCCACGAGGTCACGGCCGACATCCTGTTCATCCTGATCCTGGTCGAACTGTTCCGCCTGCTGATCATCTACCTGCAGGAACAACGGGTGTCAATTGGCGTGGCGGTGGAGATCGCCATCGTCTCGGTGTTGCGGGAAGTGATCGTCCGCGGTGTATTGGAAACGGACTGGCAACAGATTCTGGCGGTCTGCCTGTTTCTGATGACCATGGCCCTGCTGATGGTGGTGAGGGTCTGGCTGCCACCGACGTTTGCCGGCGTCGACCCGGAAGCCCAGGTGTCGGCAAGGATGCGGCAGCACCAGGAGTAG
- a CDS encoding CmpA/NrtA family ABC transporter substrate-binding protein, producing the protein MTSRRRFITLFGGAFGTSLLLAGCLGNPPDRSGSTGTAPKPDVAAAAKLETTTIKLGYIPILEAAPLVVGVEKGFFAKHGLKVELAKQASWPAARDNVVLGSAGGGIDGGQWQLPMPHLITEGIITDGKKVPMAVLAQLISQANGFAVSNSLKDDNLGLDLSPSVDVFKRFPEKEGRKFRAAYTFPNANQDLWIRYWLAAGGVDPDKDIELLTVPSTETLQGMRNGTMEAFSTGDPWPFRIVKDDIGYLAALTAQMWPAHPEEFLAVRADWVEKNPKAAVALVKGLIEAQQWADKPENRSEVAKLISSRAYFNTPVEVLEPALKGQYLLGADRKPVNDPKLGPIYWMSDRGVISYPYKSLSLWFLVESLRWNMHPGKLTTIEQAKALVDKVNREDIWRQAATELGLPAKDIPTGSSRGKETFFDGVVFDPENPQAYLDSLKIKR; encoded by the coding sequence ATGACCAGTCGCCGTCGCTTCATCACTCTCTTCGGGGGCGCCTTCGGCACCTCCCTGCTGCTCGCGGGATGTCTCGGCAATCCCCCTGACCGCAGCGGCTCCACTGGCACCGCCCCCAAGCCTGATGTCGCCGCGGCCGCCAAGCTGGAAACCACCACGATCAAGCTGGGCTACATCCCCATCCTCGAAGCCGCTCCTCTAGTGGTGGGTGTGGAGAAGGGCTTCTTCGCCAAGCACGGCCTCAAGGTGGAACTGGCCAAGCAGGCCAGCTGGCCCGCCGCCCGCGACAACGTGGTGCTGGGCTCCGCCGGAGGCGGCATCGACGGTGGCCAGTGGCAGCTGCCCATGCCCCATCTGATCACCGAAGGCATCATCACCGACGGCAAGAAGGTGCCCATGGCGGTGCTCGCCCAGCTGATCAGCCAGGCCAACGGTTTCGCGGTGTCCAACAGCCTCAAGGACGACAACCTGGGCCTGGATCTGAGCCCGAGTGTGGATGTCTTCAAGCGCTTCCCCGAAAAGGAGGGGCGCAAGTTCCGCGCCGCCTACACCTTCCCCAACGCCAACCAGGACCTCTGGATCCGCTATTGGCTGGCGGCCGGCGGCGTCGATCCCGACAAGGACATCGAACTGCTGACCGTGCCCTCCACCGAAACCCTCCAAGGGATGCGCAACGGCACCATGGAGGCGTTCAGCACGGGGGATCCCTGGCCGTTCAGGATCGTCAAGGATGACATCGGCTACCTGGCCGCCCTGACAGCCCAGATGTGGCCCGCCCACCCCGAGGAATTCCTGGCGGTGCGTGCCGACTGGGTCGAGAAGAACCCCAAGGCGGCGGTGGCCCTGGTGAAGGGACTGATCGAGGCCCAGCAATGGGCCGACAAGCCCGAGAACCGCAGCGAAGTGGCCAAGCTGATCAGCTCCCGTGCCTACTTCAACACCCCGGTGGAGGTGCTCGAACCCGCCCTCAAGGGCCAGTACCTGCTGGGGGCCGACCGGAAACCTGTGAACGATCCCAAGCTGGGGCCGATCTACTGGATGAGCGATCGGGGGGTGATCTCCTATCCCTACAAGAGTCTGAGCCTGTGGTTCCTGGTGGAATCCCTGCGCTGGAACATGCACCCCGGCAAGCTCACCACGATCGAGCAGGCCAAGGCCCTGGTCGACAAGGTGAATCGGGAAGACATCTGGCGCCAGGCGGCCACCGAACTGGGGCTGCCTGCCAAGGACATCCCCACCGGTTCCTCCCGCGGCAAGGAGACCTTCTTCGACGGTGTCGTCTTCGACCCCGAAAACCCCCAGGCCTACCTCGACAGTCTGAAGATTAAGCGCTGA
- the ntrB gene encoding nitrate ABC transporter permease: MTLTTPNTPSSGPLLWWKRNRKLILPPVFGILGFLLVWQLSASLGLTRLPGPLSLFTEVRTRDLLLYPFYDRGGLDKGLFWQTMASLGRVAQGYFLAAVVGIGAGIAVGLNKTLNRAFDPLFQFLRMVAPLAWVPIALVIFQKNQPAAIFVIFITAVWPILINTAEGVRQIPQDYHNVALVLQMSKKTFFTKVLIPSALPYIFTGLRISIGLAWLAIIAAEIVMSGIVGIGFFIWDAYQQNYVSDILLAVLWIGGIGLLLDRLMAWLQSRISPGQ, encoded by the coding sequence ATGACGCTCACCACACCCAACACCCCCAGCTCAGGTCCCCTGCTCTGGTGGAAGCGCAACCGCAAGCTGATCCTGCCGCCGGTGTTCGGCATCCTCGGCTTCCTGCTGGTCTGGCAACTCAGTGCCAGCCTCGGTCTCACCCGACTTCCCGGCCCCCTGAGCCTGTTCACCGAAGTGCGCACCCGCGACTTGCTTCTGTATCCCTTCTATGACCGGGGTGGCCTCGACAAGGGGCTCTTCTGGCAGACGATGGCCAGCCTGGGCCGGGTCGCCCAAGGGTATTTCCTCGCCGCCGTGGTGGGCATCGGCGCCGGCATCGCCGTGGGCCTCAACAAGACCCTCAACCGCGCCTTCGATCCCCTGTTCCAGTTCCTGCGCATGGTGGCGCCGCTCGCGTGGGTGCCGATCGCCCTGGTGATCTTCCAGAAGAACCAGCCGGCCGCCATCTTCGTGATCTTCATCACCGCCGTCTGGCCGATCCTGATCAACACCGCCGAGGGCGTGCGTCAGATCCCCCAGGACTATCACAACGTGGCCCTGGTCCTGCAGATGTCGAAGAAGACCTTCTTCACCAAGGTGCTGATTCCTTCCGCCCTCCCCTACATCTTCACCGGTCTGCGCATCTCCATCGGCCTGGCCTGGCTGGCGATCATCGCCGCCGAGATCGTCATGAGCGGCATCGTCGGCATCGGCTTCTTCATCTGGGATGCCTACCAGCAGAACTACGTCAGCGACATCCTTCTTGCCGTGCTCTGGATCGGTGGCATCGGCCTGCTGCTGGATCGGCTGATGGCCTGGCTCCAGTCCCGCATCTCCCCCGGTCAGTGA
- a CDS encoding nitrate ABC transporter ATP-binding protein (This model describes the ATP binding subunits of ATP-binding cassette (ABC) transporters for nitrate transport, or for bicarbonate transport, in bacteria and archaea.): MTALVDVQNLEKNFPLSGGGNYLALKGIDLEIRKGEFISLIGHSGCGKSTLLNMIAGLDLPTGGTVLLEGETVKRPGPDKMVVFQNYSLLPWLTVRQNIALAIEEVMPDLGKPEQDALIDEHMEMVGLTQAATKLPGQLSGGMRQRVSIARALAIKPKLLLLDEPFGALDALTRGNLQEKLMQICNEHELTAVMVTHDVDEAVLLSDRIVMLTNGPGSKIGGILEVDIPRPRQRLTVVHHPSYYSLRSEIIYFLNRQKRVKQWQARPHKVLARHGLEKVNLDLGFIPLAACAPLAMAEAKGFFAKHGLDDVHLVRETSWRGVVDGLVDNTLDAAMMPSGMPTWMTAGGHGDDPLPIVTSLTISRNGNEVTLAKRLAEQGVSTVEDYRAWLGSHEREPHRIGIVHPASMHNLLLRYWLAANGIDPDKDVHLQTLPPAQMLADLKDGSIDGYCIGEPWNFRAASSGHGVPIVGDLEIWSGHPGKVLGVREDWALAYPNTHIALTKALLEACRYCADPAHWPEMSDLLSDRRYLGIKADLIRFSGQPGESDPFAPHGEPHHLFFGAGLNRPSRTEHLWILTQLARWAEIPFPRNYVEILERICAVGVFSTAARELGMDDVSYQRQGIELFDGRAFNPEDPIGYLNDVSLHRDFSIAEIPIGQPRAISV; this comes from the coding sequence ATGACAGCACTCGTTGATGTTCAGAACCTCGAAAAGAACTTTCCCCTCAGCGGCGGCGGCAACTACCTGGCCCTCAAGGGGATTGATCTGGAGATCCGCAAGGGGGAGTTCATCTCCCTGATCGGCCACTCCGGCTGCGGCAAGTCCACCCTGCTCAACATGATCGCCGGGCTGGATCTGCCCACCGGCGGCACCGTGCTTCTCGAGGGGGAGACGGTGAAGCGTCCGGGACCCGACAAGATGGTTGTGTTCCAGAACTACTCCCTGCTGCCTTGGCTCACCGTTCGCCAGAACATCGCCCTGGCGATCGAGGAGGTGATGCCCGACCTGGGCAAGCCGGAGCAGGACGCCCTGATCGACGAGCACATGGAGATGGTGGGACTGACCCAGGCCGCCACCAAGCTCCCCGGCCAGCTCTCCGGGGGCATGCGCCAGCGGGTGTCGATCGCCCGGGCCCTGGCGATCAAGCCCAAGCTGCTGCTGCTGGATGAACCCTTCGGCGCCCTCGATGCGCTGACGCGGGGGAATCTGCAGGAGAAGCTGATGCAGATCTGCAACGAACACGAGCTCACCGCGGTGATGGTCACCCACGACGTGGACGAAGCGGTGCTTCTCTCCGACCGGATCGTGATGCTGACCAACGGGCCCGGCTCGAAGATCGGCGGCATCCTCGAGGTGGACATCCCCCGGCCCCGCCAGCGGCTCACGGTTGTGCACCACCCCAGCTACTACAGCCTGCGCTCGGAGATCATCTACTTCCTCAACCGCCAGAAGCGGGTGAAGCAGTGGCAGGCCCGGCCCCACAAGGTGCTGGCCCGCCATGGCCTGGAGAAGGTGAATCTCGACCTGGGCTTCATCCCCCTGGCGGCCTGTGCGCCACTGGCGATGGCCGAGGCCAAGGGCTTCTTCGCCAAACACGGTCTCGACGACGTGCACCTGGTGCGGGAGACCAGCTGGCGGGGGGTGGTCGACGGTCTGGTCGACAATACCCTCGACGCGGCGATGATGCCCTCGGGCATGCCCACCTGGATGACGGCCGGCGGCCACGGCGATGATCCGCTGCCGATCGTGACCTCCCTCACCATCAGCCGCAACGGCAACGAGGTGACCCTCGCCAAGCGACTGGCGGAACAGGGCGTCAGCACGGTGGAGGACTACCGGGCCTGGCTGGGCAGCCACGAACGGGAGCCCCATCGGATCGGCATCGTCCACCCTGCCTCGATGCACAACCTGCTGCTGCGCTACTGGCTGGCGGCCAACGGCATCGACCCCGACAAGGACGTGCACCTGCAGACCCTGCCGCCGGCCCAGATGCTCGCCGACCTCAAGGACGGCTCCATCGACGGCTACTGCATCGGCGAACCCTGGAACTTCCGGGCCGCCAGCAGCGGTCATGGGGTGCCGATCGTGGGGGATCTGGAGATCTGGTCGGGCCATCCCGGCAAGGTGCTCGGCGTCCGCGAGGACTGGGCCCTGGCCTATCCCAACACCCACATCGCCCTCACCAAGGCCCTGCTGGAGGCCTGCCGCTACTGCGCCGATCCCGCCCACTGGCCGGAGATGAGCGACCTGCTCAGCGACCGCCGCTACCTGGGGATCAAGGCGGACCTGATCCGCTTCAGCGGCCAGCCCGGCGAAAGCGACCCCTTCGCCCCCCACGGTGAGCCCCACCACCTGTTCTTCGGCGCGGGCCTCAACCGTCCCAGCCGCACCGAGCACCTCTGGATCCTCACCCAGCTGGCCCGCTGGGCCGAGATCCCGTTTCCGCGCAACTACGTGGAGATCCTGGAGCGGATCTGCGCCGTCGGCGTCTTCAGCACGGCGGCCCGCGAGCTGGGCATGGACGACGTCAGCTACCAGCGCCAAGGCATCGAACTGTTCGACGGCCGCGCCTTCAACCCCGAGGACCCGATCGGTTACCTCAACGACGTGTCCCTGCACCGTGACTTCAGCATCGCCGAAATCCCCATCGGCCAGCCCCGTGCCATCAGCGTCTGA
- a CDS encoding nitrate ABC transporter ATP-binding protein (This model describes the ATP binding subunits of ATP-binding cassette (ABC) transporters for nitrate transport, or for bicarbonate transport, in bacteria and archaea.) translates to MITTATQPLLRFDALGKVYPTPTGPYPVLENVNLQVEQGEFICVIGHSGCGKSTLLNMVSGFSTPTAGQVLLNGRPIEKPGPDRMVVFQGYALLPWMTAYENVYLAIDEVKPDLSSREKREIAVEHLAMVGLEKAMEKRIPQLSGGMKQRVAIARALAIRPEVLILDEPFGALDAITKEELQEELLQIWNTQKCTVLMITHDIDEALFLADRLVMMTNGPAASIGEVMPIDFPRPRNREDIMEDPKYYELRNTALDFLYNRFAHDDVE, encoded by the coding sequence ATGATCACCACCGCCACCCAACCCCTGCTGCGGTTCGACGCGCTGGGCAAGGTCTATCCCACCCCCACCGGCCCCTATCCGGTGCTGGAGAACGTCAACCTGCAGGTCGAGCAGGGTGAGTTCATCTGTGTCATCGGCCATTCCGGCTGCGGCAAATCCACCCTGCTGAACATGGTGTCGGGCTTTTCGACACCCACTGCCGGCCAGGTGCTGCTCAACGGCCGGCCGATCGAAAAGCCCGGCCCCGATCGGATGGTGGTCTTCCAGGGTTACGCCCTGCTGCCCTGGATGACGGCCTACGAGAACGTCTACCTGGCCATCGACGAGGTGAAACCGGACCTCTCCAGCCGCGAGAAGCGGGAGATCGCCGTGGAGCACCTGGCGATGGTGGGCCTCGAGAAGGCCATGGAGAAGCGCATTCCCCAGCTCTCCGGTGGCATGAAGCAGCGGGTGGCCATCGCCCGGGCCCTGGCCATCCGCCCCGAGGTGCTGATCCTCGATGAACCCTTCGGGGCCCTTGATGCGATCACCAAGGAGGAGCTGCAGGAGGAGCTGCTGCAGATCTGGAACACCCAGAAATGCACCGTGCTGATGATCACCCACGACATCGACGAGGCCCTCTTCCTGGCCGATCGGCTGGTGATGATGACCAACGGTCCGGCCGCCTCGATCGGCGAGGTGATGCCCATCGACTTCCCCCGGCCGCGCAACCGGGAGGACATCATGGAGGATCCGAAGTACTACGAGCTGCGCAACACCGCCCTCGACTTCCTCTACAACCGCTTCGCCCACGACGACGTGGAATGA